Proteins encoded within one genomic window of Propionispora hippei DSM 15287:
- the sigK gene encoding RNA polymerase sporulation sigma factor SigK has protein sequence MLSVLAIFATAVVQGIALLVSYITNNTFPLPLSEKDEQLYLEKLKAGDEKAKGVLIEHNLRLVAHIVKKFDNTGEDVDDLISIGTIGLIKAINTFDPAKKIRLATYAARCIENEILMHLRSTRRVRSEVSLYDPIGVDKEGNEITLIDVLGTAPDVVGEAVENQCEQERLSKQINRLSTREKWVLQMRFGMPDGSRKTQRDIAKLLGISRSYVSRIEKRAIGKLGKNLSAEDNQ, from the coding sequence TTGTTGTCTGTTTTAGCTATCTTTGCTACAGCAGTGGTTCAGGGAATTGCATTGTTGGTTTCCTACATAACGAACAATACGTTTCCTTTGCCTCTTTCCGAGAAAGATGAACAACTGTATTTAGAGAAGCTCAAAGCCGGTGATGAGAAGGCCAAGGGTGTGTTGATTGAACACAATTTGCGCTTGGTCGCGCATATTGTAAAGAAATTTGACAATACCGGTGAAGACGTGGACGACTTGATATCCATCGGAACTATTGGCCTGATCAAAGCCATCAATACCTTTGATCCCGCTAAGAAAATCAGGCTGGCCACCTACGCGGCCCGGTGTATTGAAAATGAAATCTTGATGCATCTGCGGAGTACGCGTCGGGTACGGTCCGAGGTTAGCCTGTACGATCCGATCGGAGTCGATAAAGAGGGGAACGAGATAACGCTGATTGACGTGTTGGGAACGGCGCCCGACGTAGTGGGGGAAGCTGTGGAAAATCAGTGTGAACAGGAACGGCTCAGCAAACAGATCAACCGTCTGAGTACCAGGGAAAAATGGGTGCTGCAGATGCGCTTTGGCATGCCGGACGGCAGTCGGAAAACACAACGTGATATTGCCAAATTGTTAGGGATATCCCGGTCTTACGTGTCAAGAATTGAAAAGAGAGCGATCGGTAAACTGGGGAAAAATCTTTCGGCAGAGGATAATCAATAA